Below is a genomic region from Deltaproteobacteria bacterium.
TCATCGACCGGCGCTGGCAAACCAGACAGTAAGGGCTCGACCCCGAGGCCCCCCACAAATTCCCTACAATGCATTCATCAACATCTACGCCCAAGGATCAGGCGTTTGAAGGACGCTCGGTTCTCTGCCTGCCCGGTCACACACTTTTTCCACCACAGGCCATATTTATTAACAAGCCGCACTCCGGAACCTACCCATTCACCTCGATCTCAAGGTCCCTATAGGCGCTCAGACCTGTTCCAGCAGGGATCAAGCGGCCCATAATGACGTTTTCCTTCAGGCCCTTCAAATAATCGATTTTACCGGCTACGCTGGCGTCGGCAAGGACCTTCGTCGTTTCCTGAAAAGAGGCCGCTGAAATGAAGCTCTCCGTGCTCAGAGAGGCCTTCGTGATACCAAGGAGTAACGGTTCGGCCACTGCGGGTTTGCCCCCGGCCTTCATAATTTTTTCGTTTTCTTCTTCGAACCGCCATTTCTCTACGTGCTCACCCAGCAGGAAATTGGAATCTCCGGCATCTGTTACCGTCACCTGCCTGAGCATCTGCCGGACAATAACCTCGATATGCTTGTCATTGATGCTGACGCCCTGGAGGCGGTACACCTCCTGCACTTCATCAACCAGATACCTGGCCAGTTCCTTCACCCCTCGGATCTTGAGAATATCATGCGGATTGGCTGACCCGTCCATCAAGGGTTCGCCGGCCCGGACATAGTCCCCTTCCAGTACGCTGACATGCTTCCCTTTAGGTATGTAATAATCGATCGGATCTCCCAGTTCCGGGGTAATGGTCACTTTCCGCCTTCCCTTGCTGTACTGACCGAAAGAGACCGTTCCGTCGATTTCACTCAAGACGGCATTTTCCTTTGGCTTCCTGACCTCGAACAATTCGGCGACCCTCGGAAGACCCCCGGTAATGTCCTTAGTCTTCGTGGTCTCACGCGGAATTTTGGCCAGGACCGTTCCGGCCTGGACCTCATCCCCCTCGTTCACCATGATGATGGCACCTATAGGGAGATGGTACCGTGCCTGCACCCTGGATGAACCGGATACGCCTGCGGTTCCACCCTTTTTGTCCTTAATGGAAATCCGGGGTCTCAGATCCACATTCCGGGATTCCACGACAACCCGGCTGATCTTTCCTGTCACCTTGTCTCTCTTTTCCTGGATGGTGACATCGTCGATGATATCCCCGTATTTCACAATCCCGGAGACTTCCGTTAGGATGGGAATATTGAAAGGATCCCATTCGGCCAGGACCTGGTTCGCCTTTACCTTCTCACCGTCCTTTACCTTCAGGACGGCCCCGTAAATGATGGGGTAACGCTCGACTTCCCTGCCGCCCTTTCCGATAATGGAAATCTCACCGTTCCGGTTCATCACCACATGGTGGCCTTCGGCGTTCTGAACGGTCTTAAGGTTCTGGAAACTTACCTCCCCGGGATTCCTGGCCTCGATAGTGGTCTGTTCAACCCGCTTGCTTGCCGTTCCTCCGATATGAAAGGTCCGCATTGTCAACTGGGTCCCGGGTTCCCCGATGGACTGGGCAGCGATGATGCCGACGGCTTCGCCGATATTAACTTCCTTTCCATGGGCCAAGTCCCTGCCGTAACACTTCTTGCATATACCCCGCTTTGTCTGACATGTGAGTACGGATCTGATCCGAATCCTCTCCAGACCCGCTTCCTCGATCTTTTTCACCTTTTGCTCATCTATTTCCTCGTTTGCAGGAACAAGAAGGTCACCCGTAACCGGATCGTAGACATCCTCCAGGGCCACCCTTCCAAGCACCCGGTCTCCGACCCGCTGAATAATCTCCCCACCTTCAATAAGGGCGGAGACCCAGATTCCATCCACGGTGCCACAATCCTCCTCCGTGATCACCGTGTCCTGGGCCACGTCCACGAGTCTACGGGTGAGATATCCAGAGTTGGCGGTTTTCAACGCCGTGTCCGCCAGACCCTTTCTGGCCCCATGGGTGGAAATGAAATACTGGAGAACGGTGAGTCCTTCCCGGAAATTGGAGGTAATAGGGGTTTCTATGATCTCACCCGAGGGTTTTGCCATGAGCCCCCTCATTCCGGCAAGCTGCCGCATCTGATCCTTGCTCCCCCTGGATCCGGAATCCGACATCATGTAAATCGCGTTAAAGCTCTCCGTCTTCACCCGGCTTCCATCGGGACCTTCCACCTCCTCGACCGCCATCTCGTTCATCATCTCGGATGCGACCGTCTCCGTGGATTGGGCCCATATGTCAACAACCTTGTTGTATTTTTCACCGTCCGTAATGAGACCGCCTTTATACTGGTCATCGATCTTCTTGACTTCTGCCTCGGCCTTTTCGATGATCTCTGCTTTTCGGGACGGAATTGTCATATCCTTCATAGAGATGGAGATTCCGGACAGGGTGGCGTATTTGTAACCGATATCTTTCAAACGGTCGGAGAGGATGACCGTCGTCTTGATACCTTCCCTCCGATAGGACTCGTTGACAAGGCGCCTCAATTCCTTCTTGTTCATCACCTTGTTGATAAGGGAAAAGGGAAGGGTTTTGGGCAGAATCTCATAAAGAAGGACCCTCCCGGTTGTCGTCTCTTCCAGCTTCCCG
It encodes:
- the rpoC gene encoding DNA-directed RNA polymerase subunit beta'; this translates as MEELYNFFTKPKDPSSYNAVKISLASPERIRERSYGEVKKPETINYRTFKPERDGLFCSKIFGPIKDYECNCGKYKRMKHRGIVCEKCGVEVIQSKVRRERMGHIELASPVAHIWFLKCLPSKIGNLVDLTLKDLERVLYFENYIVIDPKDTPLTQGTLLTDEQLYRAREEYGNRFEVGIGAEAIQVILKNLDLDETSQRLRAEMVETRSEAKRKKLAKRLKIIDAFRESKNRPEWTILNVIPVLPPDLRPLVPLDGGRFATSDLNDLYRRVINRNNRLKRLLELNAPEIIIRNEKRMLQEAVDVLFDNGRRGKVVTGANKRPFKSLSDMLKGKQGRFRQNLLGKRVDYSGRSVIVVGPDLRLHQCGLPKKMALELFKPFIYNKLDEKGLATTIKSAKKMVERETPEVWDALDEVVKEYCVLLNRAPTLHRLGIQAFEPILIEGKAIQLHPLVCTAFNADFDGDQMACHVPLSIEAQIEARVLMMSTNNILSPANGDPIIVPSQDIVLGIYYMTRQRPFAKGEGKVFASVEEARMAYDLGELDLHAAIKVRINGKLEETTTGRVLLYEILPKTLPFSLINKVMNKKELRRLVNESYRREGIKTTVILSDRLKDIGYKYATLSGISISMKDMTIPSRKAEIIEKAEAEVKKIDDQYKGGLITDGEKYNKVVDIWAQSTETVASEMMNEMAVEEVEGPDGSRVKTESFNAIYMMSDSGSRGSKDQMRQLAGMRGLMAKPSGEIIETPITSNFREGLTVLQYFISTHGARKGLADTALKTANSGYLTRRLVDVAQDTVITEEDCGTVDGIWVSALIEGGEIIQRVGDRVLGRVALEDVYDPVTGDLLVPANEEIDEQKVKKIEEAGLERIRIRSVLTCQTKRGICKKCYGRDLAHGKEVNIGEAVGIIAAQSIGEPGTQLTMRTFHIGGTASKRVEQTTIEARNPGEVSFQNLKTVQNAEGHHVVMNRNGEISIIGKGGREVERYPIIYGAVLKVKDGEKVKANQVLAEWDPFNIPILTEVSGIVKYGDIIDDVTIQEKRDKVTGKISRVVVESRNVDLRPRISIKDKKGGTAGVSGSSRVQARYHLPIGAIIMVNEGDEVQAGTVLAKIPRETTKTKDITGGLPRVAELFEVRKPKENAVLSEIDGTVSFGQYSKGRRKVTITPELGDPIDYYIPKGKHVSVLEGDYVRAGEPLMDGSANPHDILKIRGVKELARYLVDEVQEVYRLQGVSINDKHIEVIVRQMLRQVTVTDAGDSNFLLGEHVEKWRFEEENEKIMKAGGKPAVAEPLLLGITKASLSTESFISAASFQETTKVLADASVAGKIDYLKGLKENVIMGRLIPAGTGLSAYRDLEIEVNG